One Nicotiana sylvestris chromosome 12, ASM39365v2, whole genome shotgun sequence genomic window carries:
- the LOC104211210 gene encoding uncharacterized protein, with protein sequence MLSEARACEKKRKHIPVSIWESWKPHWETKAFQAKSTQCSRNRLSEKGGEGSGPSRHTGGSRAHREHARLLAKELGRPAHPHELLKKTHVKANKEFVDQKSKSTYDAIMSKIVSASQPEDRSSKPPEVDYSQIYLEEVGVKKTHIYGLGSQAPFYGHVGASSSSISPLQDIDFNARVNECAGHRLQEIKEEMKHEMRSEIREEIRQEMKEKMREELREEMRHEMQQEVREQVDLLLQNRLSVLIGGLPTPPSRRPDSPSNDMI encoded by the exons ATGTTATCTGAAGCAAGAGCTTGTGAGAAGAAGCGCAAACATATTCCAGTATCTATTTGGGAGAGCTGGAAGCCTCACTGGGAGACTAAGGCTTTTCAAGCCAAGTCTACACAATGCTCAAGGAATCGACTAAGTGAAAAAGGTGGTGAAGGGTCTGGTCCCTCACGCCATACAGGAGGCTCTAGAGCTCACCGAGAACATGCAAGACTACTG GCTAAAGAACTAGGAAGACCAGCTCATCCACATGAGCTTCTGAAGAAGACACATGTCAAGGCGAACAAGGAGTTTGTGGACCAGAAATCTAAGAGCACATAT GATGCCATAATGTCTAAAATTGTATCTGCGTCTCAGCCTGAAGATAGGTCCAGTAAGCCTCCTGAAGTTGATTACTCACAAATTTATTTGGAGGAAGTCGGTGTTAAGAAGACGCACATTTATGGTCTTGGTTCTCAAGCTCCTTTCTATGGGCATGTTGGTGCATCCTCCAGTTCGATATCTCCACTTCAAGATATAGACTTTAATGCTCGGGTGAATGAATGTGCCGGGCATCGTTTGCAAGAAATTAAGGAAGAGATGAAACATGAGATGAGATCAGAGATCAGAGAAGAGATTAGacaagaaatgaaagaaaaaatgcGAGAAGAACTGCGTGAAGAAATGAGACACGAAATGCAACAAGAGGTGCGTGAGCAAGTTGATCTACTACTCCAAAATCGTCTGTCTGTCCTCATAGGTGGCTTACCTACACCGCCTTCTCGTAGACCTGACTCGCCGTCAAATGACATGATTTAG